The sequence ACGACTTCTACAGCTGCGCGACGGTCGCCATCGCCGGGGCACCTCCTTCACGCAGGCAGGTTCAACTTACCGATTGGGGTTCGGTTACCGAGCCCCTGCGGTAAACGAAAATTCGTGATTATTGCGATAACTGttagaaatttgaataaaatttatttactaaaatttaaaatttagttaAAAATTTGTCAAAATTGTCTCTCGGTGAGCGATTTTTTCGATTTATTGAGtgattttttcgaatttttcatattatcggtaaccgctcggttttgttGGTAACCGTTCgttttctcgatttttagtAAAGTTCAAtcagaaaaaatctaaaatttggttaaatcttataaaatcaataactaatttatctgagcttcaaatcaaatgaaacaaattttgttggttttttttaacatgatctacataaaaaaagtatttatactcataaaagttgaaaattttctgtgagaaaatgtatttgttaaaccaagttaaatgcatagtttactctttgctaatccaaaaatcacgaaactaatttttttagtctttttacatgatcatatatcttttaaaaatacatgaactcatgaattagttattgtaccatgcaggattgtgtaaatatgttgcgactagattaatttataactgacTCATCACACCtttaaaattagtgaaacaacttttattagtttatttatactatgatttatataggaaaaataatagtagacatgaaaaaattaattacagtgttgtttcttaacatattcactttatgcttgtgaactttgtaaaaatcatagagaaattcataaactctaaataaaatgaaatcaattttaaatatcTTTTAAGATACGTCCTACGCAATAAAAATATGCgtttgcatgttaaatttttccttaacacgagttaataactgagccgcacgcttcaacttttttcttttttttatacttCCTCCTTATAGAATAggatgcaaacaacattatttttgaaatttgttttcgcagaagttcttagaattgtatctattttttaggatttgttttgattttttttttgaattttttaaattcaaattcagttACCGTTCgatttctgaaaccggaccaaACTAGTAAGCTCGATAACCACAAATTTTAACCAATTACCATCGATAAATTGAACCCCGCCCTCCATTTGTTCCCTCCAGTCGCGCCAAAACTAAGTTGCAGTCGCATGCTGCCCCCTCCGACAGGCCCATTTCTttccatttttgaaaaaaaaatattccctTCCCTAACTTACCTTTTtgaatgttttttaaaaaaacttttttaaagATATTTTGAGAGAAAAGTtatcgagaaaaaaaattatgtgagcCGCAATTTAGGCTGCTACGTGAGCCGCACATGATATCGCGAGTTGGGCTGTCGATGGACACGCGAGTTGGGCTGACGTATCAGAAATTCTGGTCCAATCCGGACAGACAGTCGATTGGCTGTCGACTGCCCTCTGACGTAGCTTTTCTCTACGTCAAAGGATCTCGTTCCATCTACTAATAGCATTTTGTGATAGCAACACAAAATGCTTAATTTATGTGAACCTACTACGTACTAGTCTTAATTTACTCTTGGTATATTTATCGGAGAACCACTCGACCTCCAGCTGCTCGGCGTCCCACTTGTAGCGCGCAGGAGGATGGCTGCCAAGCTCGGCGATCTTCGTCACTGCTCTAGTCCATTCCATAGGATCTTCGTCACTGCTGCTTTCTTCAAGATAATAATCGTCGTCGCTGCAATCGAATCCCGATTTATTATTTTGTTTGAACGTCAGAGTATGATTGATTAAAGAAACGATTTTGATTCGAAATTTATGCTCTGCTACATTCTGCAAGTGGTCCGTTTCCAAACTTTTGATTCGAAAAATGCTCTGTAATACCGTGCATATATAATACTCAACATGAAAACATTACGTGGATTTGTTACTAACACATGTGGGCATCCTCAcactgaaagtctgaaactgAATGTTTGCATGGTGctcgaagaaaagaaaaaacaatgaATGTTTGCATTGTTATTGACAAAGAGGCTTGCTTAGTAAAACTAATCTCTATCGCTGGAAAACACGATTCGGATTCCGAACACAATTGCAccggcagccgccgccgccattatGCAATCCCTTGCATTGCCTCATAGAAGCACTCCACATCAGGCATCTGCCATCACTCGACTTCCGGTTTATGAAGCTGATCCCAGCAACATGCGGCCCCTGCATCTCCAGCTTCACCTTGTCATCCTTCCTCTCCAGAGATGCTTCGATTAGCCCTATCATGGGATCGCCGATGGCGCCGTAATTTTCCTTTGGATCCCTCACCTGCATCAGAACCATATAGACCATGCAATCTTTACCGAATGATTCATGGCGCGGCCGgtcggcggcggccgtggcagAGTCGGTAGCTGTAGAGGCCATCTGGATCTTTAGGCCTTCCAGGACCAATGCTTCCAACTTATCCATTGCTTTGAAGATGAGAGCTTCCACGAGGTCGTCCCCTGAGCTCAGCCTTGCCGTCCTGCGCACAGGCTTGCCAAGGTTCTGCCGGCCGGCGATGTCCTTTAACGGTATCATTTGAACCAGGAACTTGCACAGGTCCTCTGCCCTCATCGTTGTCATCTTGTTAAGAACCTAGTGAAGAAGACGCAATTGTCAAACCAAAACAGGGGTCAGGGGTCAATATAATGTCTCAATGATACGTAGATGCATTGATCCGTGGAGGTGGATCACAAGGTTAACTTAACCGAGCTCACCTCTGATGCGCTCGCCGCGTCCTCGGGGACGACGGGCCGCGACACCTGCACGACCAGCCACTCCCACGGCCGCCCGACTCGCCTGACCTCGTGCAGGTAGCTCCCGTCCTCCAGCCTCACCATCCCCTGCACGCCGCCGGCCCCATGCCCGACGCTAATGCACCTCTTGGTAGCGGTTGTCGTGGCCGCGGCCGCATTGCCACTCTCCTCCCTGGCCTTGGCGCCGCTTCTGACGCAGTCAGTGTTGGTGGCCGCGCTGCCTGTgccgccctcctccctggcctTGGCGCTGCCCATGACGACGCACTCGGCGGCCGGCGCGAGCCTCTCCTCCTGGCCCAGCCACTTGCTCAGCCTCCTGATCTCCTCCTCCAAGAACTGCACCCTCTTCCCGTACTGCTCCGCGGCCGCgaccgcgtcgccgccgccgtccgcgTCATCGTTTCTCCGAGGTAGATTCGGCGTCGGGCCGCGGCGGTGGAGGGAGAGGCAGGACATGAGGCCCGAACAGCCGGTGGAGGCCactgccggcgccggcggcttcTTTCGGGACATCGATGCTCCGGTGGCAACGTACGGATTCTTGCTGCACTTGCACCGTCGCACGTACCACTCCGCTACTAGCTTTTGCTGGATTTTGTAGGTGCGGCGGCGGCTAGTGGAGTGGGAGCTGTTGGGATTAGTTGCGATTCGCAGTTCGAATTCGAACTCGAACCGGAAGGCCTTCGAGCTTTGCGGCGGACGCCGGCCGTAGAGTGCGGTGATGGGGTTGACACTGGCTCCTTTCCAAGTGCAATAACTTTCGCACTTCGAAAGTAGTACTGTAGCGATGCTCAGTGTACCTAAATGTGTAATGAGGTACCGTATGTTTGTTAGTTTCTTTTCTAAAGTGCAATAGAACGACTGATTTTAGGACGTATGGTTATCTTCAACGGCTATCTTAAAAATTCGTactctataatattattatcgTATCCACTATCACTATTATAACACTATCTTTTTCAACCATCTCCTAGAGATACTTATAAATCAACCATATCTTCTCTCTCCTTTATTAAATTGTTTTCCTTTATTATCCGTTTCGTTCACTCCCTGGCTCTCTTCGTTCCCTCGGTGCCATCCgctgcctccctccctcctccatcCGCCACGCCCCTTGCACCCCTCCGCCACTGGCTCCCCTTGCGTCGAGCAGGTCGGGCGGAACAGGGGCAGCCGAGCAGTGCGGCCAGGGCGAGGGCGGTCGAGACGGGGCGACCACGCGGCGGGCAGCACGGCCGGCAGGGCGCAGCGGAGGCAGCGAAGACTTGGAGGAGCGGGTGGGGTACTGTCGGAGACAGCGCTCGGCCGACCCCACGCCGTCCGCCGACGCGATCTGGTCCTACAGCCCGACGTCAGAGAGCTCGAGGTTGTCGAGCACGGCGTTCAGGGGCGACAGCCCGCCAGTGGAGGGAGGACGGGCAGAGCCGGTAGGGGGACTCGGATGAATTGTGCACAGTGTTTCCGGTGCTCCTCTCCGTCGTGCTCAGCGTCGTGGCGCCGGCACTGCACTTCCGCCAGTTCGCGGGAACACGGCGTACAGTGTTGCGGCTCCTCCATTTCATCCGCAACAATGccgcccctctctcctccctttgCCGTCACCGCATCGCTGTAGCAGTAGAAGACGATTCCATTGGAGAGCGTTTTCGGGCGTCCGTGCACTGTATccgcactgtagcactggatttGCCGATTTTATCATAGCTGTTGGACATGGCCTAAGTGGGTATATAATAGATAGTTTTAATTcactatttagtttattttttcttaacttaattagGTGGTAGtgaatttttagtttatttatttaaattttgggTCAACTCAATAactaaaaatacaaaacttgcgTTCTACTGATCCCTGTAACTTTCCAGAGAGCTTGACAATTAAATATTTTGggattatattttttatatataaaaaatgggAGTAATAAATGTGGGGTAAACCATATAATATCAAAACCCATTTAATATAAAGAGCAGAACAGAACAAATTCCATTCATCTGAAGAACAAATTTTGCTTCTAGAATACCAAAGGTTAGCATCTGATTTTGCGTTGCATCATGGACATAACactttagaagaaaaaaaaaactcattcgTTATTTCCGGCCTCCACAGGCTTTCCACATTAATGAATTTCTATAATTGCGATTGATAAATCAACTGCATTTTGAAAATAAGACCCGgcattatagaatttttttatgctACTTTaaaatgctatatgtatgtTTGAAGTGCTAAAACAAGGTTGTATTTGTTTTTTTGACTGAATTTCACGTATACTGATGACTGATCTAGTCCCACATGTCAGTATATATTGATGATTGATTCTGTCACACCCTTGattctcagaaaaaaaaaaatccttttctctctccctctacttctctctcctccccttgACCCGACGTCACCCTACCTTGCGTCGCGCCGCGTCGTGTCGTCTCGTCACTGCGCAGGCAGACCTCGCGCCCCGTGCAGCCACCATCGCCTATAAATACGAATAGTGCTCACGTTTCCCCCATCCGCACCGCACCACACCACCCTCTTACTcaccgacgatgggacccttcgggttgtcgaatgatcttgcgcgaaccttcggggaaccgagtcctcgggggccgccacgcgcagccccgagcactctctcccgagcacttcggtgagaccttcggggatccgagtcctcgggggctgccacgtgcagccccgagcactctctcccgagcacttcggtgggaccttcggggaaccgagtcctcgggggctgccacgtgcagccccgagcactctctcccgagcacttcggtgggacttcggggaaccgagtcctcgggggctgccacgtgcagccccgagcactctctcccgagcacttcggtgggaccttcggggcaccgagtcctcgggggctgccacgtgcagccccgagcactctctcccgagcacttccttcccggtatttgggctctgcggatcatcgggggacctagggtgctcgggaaccagaggcggtggccccgagcaccttctcccgggacttagcttcttcttaccttgcagggtggtgacatgtggcggatggccggcctggtctcgggacttagggacccctggttccgaatacaccgacagcagcccccgggcccgttggtaggtgacgggacggagactgcgaatgggcccttcgtcgcggccgaggccgaggctggtgcagacgccatgtggcaagctttcgagaggtggcccttgcggacccgaacctcaagtacgccccaacgggaaaacgagtggacgcgtgtccacacaacttccgaagggtataaTGACCATACGGgtggcacgcgcggtcgccgcgcagatcgaggaaaatacgcctggcagccgctgacatcgcgcgatcgacgggagatttgcctggcagttgcgtcgatcgaggcgacgcttcgccgagcgaaccgtttgggcggcagtttttgaactttgagatataaaagggggaatggatcggtctgtTCTCCTCTTTACGCTCTCTCGTACTtgtgctcctgccttctttgtgctccgaagcccttaggaaattctcaggcgaccggagcattctcccttctctctctcttcaccaccaaaacaccttccatctttgccgagatgacgagggttggaggaggacgccgggacaaggcttcggacagcatcttgccggagtctcgtctgaggaacgaggaggcggcggacaaaatcaggaagctgctggtgccggaggggcaagaaggtgctgtggcggtgaggccggcgagcctgacgccggcgacgaccgtccctgggcggaccgtcctcttcacttccttcgtggcggcggggttggtgccgccgttctccgccttctttctgcaagtgctggagacgtatgGTATTCAACtagtgcacctaagccccaactccgtggtggtgttggcgactttcgcgcatctctgcgaaatgttcgtgggggtgttaccgtcggcgacgctgcttcgccattttttcgtccttcggccggtggggaagaagagggggcactccacggcggacgtcgcggggtgctgcaaccttcggctccgggacggcctgggggatcgttacattccccaggtgctgcgcagcaagtgggaggagtggcgacgggactggttcttcgtcgacgtcgacccccacgagcgcctcgagctgccggaggcggcggcggaacctcggcgaccgacgtgggaggcgccgccaccagaagatgtgaggatgaagccggtgctggagcgcatcctggagctgcacgagtccgggctgacctcagtcatggtggttgtggacttcctgcgccgtcggctggcgcctttgcgagagcgggcccggccgagctggttctacaccgggccggaggacatcaccaggacccagatcggcgcgagctgggatctggggcaggcggagctgcgggggatgacacgggtgatcaccggaacggaggacatgagccggacggagctcccgtggccggagatggcgctctgcgccaaccccaaccgggtggccattatggcggggctgccggagttcgacgcccaggggcctgtggaccggccacgaagccggagtcccgaggcctccgaactccccgggctggaagagctacttggcgaggaggtcgctggcagctcggcacgggctggtgaaggggtcgccgcaggcagcagccgccgtgccgaggaggaggtcgcgactgaagtcgtcgaggaggtggcgccgggagatcggggaaaatgtccccgggccctgatcctggtgccggactctccgccgtcgccgactgcagcggcggcatttccggtgctggagccgcgcctggtgcggatgggacctgcaccggcgcccgcgacccgcatggcggagaccgagaccaaCGCGGCGGCACctgaggcccgcacgacggcgcccgtggcccgcgcagctgttcagccgagcccccagtggaagaggcggcgggaggagtccggaccgacggcaccggacccggacattaggctcccagcggccaaatggcggtaccggtgagtctcttttcttgcttctccatgggcatttctggcccgaactaagcttcggcatttttcatttgtctcccgtaggTCGGCCGCAGGCGCTACTGCGACGGAGAAAGAGCGGGCGCCGAGACCAGAAACGAGCCCGCCTGCCGTTGCAGcggaggcgggcaccggaacggcggaggcgccaatcgtcgtggcggccagctggagagagacggaggcggcggccgagaggaggacggaacaagcgtccggatccttggcgccggcggaacctaccccgggcgcggagagcccggggcggatgacggtggaggtggatgctttgccggggccggcggacagggcggccgatgcgggaatgcggccacCGTCCGAgacctcggcgccggcggagcctaccccgggcaggcagagcccggggcggatggcagcgcagggccctgcagagagcttggcccccctggaggcactctgcggagaagcctgggacccactagcgcccggccagcccgccgaccccttcctggccgccattgaaggcgtccaagtagcggtcgggcggctgggcgcagcggtgaacgctaaggagggggagctcgaggccgagcgcgcccgcctggcgttggagaaggcgTAGCTGGCGGGCGCTcaagaggaggcccgtgcggcggccgcgcgggagcagaagctcctagaagacctCCGCGCGGAAGTCACGCGGGAACAGGAagttttgaagaccgcgcgggcagaagccgcgcgggagcgagaagacgccgcccgcctggctgaggcgtcgaggcagcaagctgccgaggcccttgccaggatggggcaggcgtaggagagggaggtggcaatCGCAGCCCgcgagcaggctgcggaggagcggcaagccgagctggcccgccgggagggcgcggccgagaagacgtgcgctgacctccagcgcagggaagacgaccttcggaagatcagggagGAGATCCACCAttgggaggaggacgtttccTTGAGGGAGGTGAACATCGAACTATTAGCGTCGGAGCTCGAcgttcgggaggattcggtgactcagcaagaggacgtgctggcccggcgggagggcgagctgagtcgtcgagaaggcgaattgagtcgccgagagggcgaggttgacgcagcggcggcggccatggtgaccagggcggagcagaacgcgaagcacgaggcggaactgaccgcccgtgaacgcgctttgtccgagatggtggccaagacgaagcaggctgccgccctcGCAGCAGTTTGCAGTTCTTCTGGtccggtcggggaccagggactcgaggcacaactgcgggccgccaaggagaagctcgagaccgcctttgtctcgcgggtcaacctcgagcatatgctggaagacatactccggcggatgcggcgggccgtagagaaggggggcctcggacggctcgttgaaggcgagaagggcgacggccccgcacgacaagtgttggggctgcagcaggtctgcgagcgccttgaggccctgccttgggcggtccaggaactcgccgcccgggagggacgtggcttggcgcacgcagtggccgagcacgtcctggcctgctaccgaagcagggacccaaacttcccgctggagccggcgcgggagggagtggtcgaggttgagggagaggccgcccgggcagcggtccggagtaccgccgccgaggtggcggccggcttcaggcgagaggtgccgccgccgccagcgcccggggatgactcggaggattcagccgacgcctctgccgccgactagaccTTTTgtacccttttttcttttgcttttgttgttgatgtaggagtgaacccttagaaaatgccttgtatatatcctgtgaatattaatggcagtttttccttgggctcgcaattccaatttctctgagtgtttgttACTTCTTCTAGAGTTTCAccttgaagtcccggggagtactcagtcgggcctctcccgaccttcccgtccccgaggataaAGTGGTCCTGATTGCTGTTGCTGGCGCAGTcggccctcgagctctcgcgagtctgcattgcctaagttaagaacaaagacacagacttccttgcccaggagatggatcgatcctgCTCGAAACACGCtatgcctaatgaacactttttcactttgcgaccactcagttagtagaagggagacgcgtgcgggcgagaatgtgaccatgagtcctcgcggtccggtggtgtccgggcttgaaacgggccggaccgagcactgacagcctgcccccgagacctgagctccggactactcgagtagctcgagcgataggattacccagggtacccgaggactcggtagtgctcggggtccttaaaagcggaccgaacaccacgaccatcacgaagggcttcggtcagacattatcgcacgcgcgctactcttttctgcaaatcgctctgtcgttctgggaaaaagtagacacgcggcagggtttttgcgtgcgaggaaaccacctcaccgaacagattaaggcgcgagagcccccgagaatgactcaagaacataaatttactgaaagcagacttgtctgaatataaccactcaccggacagctgtcggccttccggcccaccgatccaggTGGGATGTGCTTttgagctcgggtgcccgggaacttaatTCTTTCAACGGGGCGCCTGAGCACTCGGAGgcgtacgaggctcctagggtcgggtgatctcgaccacccaagcctaagtggtaggaccacccgaggacccttggggccgaccagagaccggggcattgaagccctcgcggccgagctgctcgcgatcgccagcctgtgacttaagagaaaaatattatttctttgtctggtgcgctctgttagtgcggtacttgctatagattgctctcattttcgacccgagacctcttgaacacccaaaccggcggataAGAgagggcagaggcataacccagaggtcctatggtttggtggcgcccgggtatgacaaaccagaccgagcaccgacagcccgctccgggggcccgagctccggactactcgagcagctcaagcgatgggattacccagagcaccccgaaactcggtagtgcccgggagcctgtcatgacaccgaacaccacagcctaccatgccggacgtaaggcagcggcgactgctcgcatgcataccgatcgggattcttttatcagcggggaaaaagagagagagcaaactttttctcgcacaaccgaacacctcaccagacagattaaacatacggaacccagaaaaaatattttgacatagcgattgcttattgaaatactgaatgtgcaatattcacaaggttgggcgacagcgacttacccaaggggcgaagccctcggactgcttgggcggggagaagcccccggccttgctgacctgagtcacgagcacgaccatctacggatagaagcgtcggagatgctcgatgttccatggattcgggagtggctgtccttcctccgtcgccaacctgaaagaacctgcccgcgggaccgcgatcacggtgaagggaccctcccacacaggggacagcttattcatttcttcgcgcgactggacgcgtcggagaactaggtcccccacctcgagagaccaggcccggacatggcgcagatgataacgccgcagactctgctggtaccgagccgcccggacagcggcacgccgccggcgctcttccaggtagtccacgtcgtcgcgtctttgccgctcctgctcaccctcagagtatgcgtgcactcgaggggagcccagagtgagctcggaggggaggactgcttcggcgccgtagacgaggaagaacggagtctccccggtggcgcggcttggcgtagtccgattggcccacagcacggctggcagctcgtccacccatcccttcccgtgcttagcgagcacgttataggtccgggttttgaggcccttcagaatctccgcgttggcgcgctcgacctgcccgttactccgaggatgagcgacggaagcgaagcaaagcttgatgccgagatcttcgcaataatccccgaacaaggcactagtgaactgggtgccgttgtcggtgatgatccggttcgggacgccaaagcggctggtgatgccgcggataaactggagcgccgtgtttttggtcaccttgatgactgggaccgcctccggccacttggtgaacttgtcgatagcgacatataggtatgcatagcccccgactgctcgggggaatggacccagaatgtccaaaccccagaccgcgaaaggccatgacaggggaatggtatggagagcctgagctggctggtgaatctgctttgcatggaactggcacgccctgcagcgccgaaccagctcggaagcatcctggagagctgtaggccagtagaaaccttgccggaaggcctt is a genomic window of Phragmites australis chromosome 17, lpPhrAust1.1, whole genome shotgun sequence containing:
- the LOC133896652 gene encoding uncharacterized protein LOC133896652, yielding MSRKKPPAPAVASTGCSGLMSCLSLHRRGPTPNLPRRNDDADGGGDAVAAAEQYGKRVQFLEEEIRRLSKWLGQEERLAPAAESGAKAREESGNAAAATTTATKRCISVGHGAGGVQGMVRLEDGSYLHEVRRVGRPWEWLVVQVSRPVVPEDAASASEVLNKMTTMRAEDLCKFLVQMIPLKDIAGRQNLGKPVRRTARLSSGDDLVEALIFKAMDKLEALVLEGLKIQMASTATDSATAAADRPRHESFGKDCMVYMVLMQVRDPKENYGAIGDPMIGLIEASLERKDDKVKLEMQGPHVAGISFINRKSSDGRCLMWSASMRQCKGLHNGGGGCRCNCVRNPNRVFQR